GCGAGCGAATTTAAGTTTAGCAATGGGAGGTGATTACAAAGTCAAATGGCGTTTAATAGTTCATTGACAAATAATAGCTAATTAAAGCGTTTGCAAAGGAAATATGAAACTTTTTTACTAAACGTTAAAAGCAGAGACAAATAAGAGTCGAGTGAGGGCGTGGATTAGATTCCTCGTGAGTTCAATTTAACcatcttaaatttttagatatacTTGAAATAATTGTAAAGTGGAAGAAGATAATATGCAAGTATAACTAAGATAGACACAAAAATACAAAACGatctttttgtaatttagtcaaAAGAAAAATCGCCTTCACGACACTACTATGCCTATGCATCTTATCTTTCCCATCCAATCTTGTACTCAATTTCAAACTAGCTGATCCAAACCTctatcaagagagagagaggaaaaaaaaaaaaaaaaaaatcagatggAAACATCGGCCGATCGATCGGTACCAACTCAAGAGCTGTACGCTTTTTATGGACGCGTGTCATTCGATGAGACTATGAGAGCACTCGATCAAAGGACAAAAATTTGCTGGGCACCGACGGTGCGGATGGGCGCCACATGGCCCATCCGACGGTTGCCCTTCTCTCTTTTCctactattttttctctctctaaaaacagggtattattatttttttccctttcataGGTGCCGTCGGATGGGCCACGTGGCATCCATCCGCATCGTCCCCAAACCGTCCCCAAACTAAATAGTTTGGGAGGATGGGGACGAGCAAATTTTTGTCTATCGATCAAACGCCTAACGCGCATGATCAGGTTACGTAACTACGAAACTACACCAcctaagcaaaaaaaaaacaaaaaaaaaaaaaactgcttacGTGGCCCAACAGAAACTTAGCCGACGCATTATTCAGTACTGACGTTCGGGCAATTATAACCTGGCGATCGGTTAAGTTCGCTGTCGGGATAGGCTTACCCGAGCCGGTCAGTTAACGTCGGACAGGAAAATGGTAAAATTTTACggaatttatcttttaataacTACAACTAATACCTAATCATTTGCAAatgatataaataataataataattagtaatagtaaaaaggaaaaacaaaccAGGACGAGGGCCTTGAGGTTGTCGTCGGTGATGGGCACCTCCAATTCCGGCGAGCGCTGCACCCGCAGTAGCACGTCCACAAAATCCTCTTGCGAATATCCGTCCCTCgctgctcctcctccttctcctttgtGGTCGGCGATGATCTCGTCGCAGACGGCCCGCAGGCCGGCGAGGCAGCGGTTCATCCGCCGCCTTAGCCCCGTTGCCGTGCTGATCGCCCACTCAATCTCCGGGAAGAAGTCCCCCACCGTGAACCCCGCGAACAGCGCCTGCGCCTCTGTCAGCACCTCCACCAGCcgctcccctccccctccccctcccccgccgAAGCGCCGCCCGAAGGCCACGCGGCACAGCACGTCGTTCGCCAGCCCGAACAATCttctccaaaaaaataaaagtaaaagaaaatatttatcaatTTAAACTTTCTAGATTAACCATAAAAGCTTCCGTTGCTATTCATTTAGGAATAgcgaaattattaaaaatatcgttCTCTATCCGCTTAAGACCTGGCGCTCATGTCGATCGGGGCTCCCCGGGGGGAGAGGAGCTCGGAGACGACGATGCGGCGGGCCTGGCGGTGGTAGGGGCCGGCGGGGGCGAAGGTGACGTCGGAGCGGCCGAAGGAGAGGACGCGGGCGgagaggaggtcggggcgggaggcgagcgcggcgtcggcggcggtgAGCGCGGCTCGGGCGAGGGCCGGCGAGGAGACGACGGCGGCGGGGACGCGGCCGAGGCGGAGGTAGAGTAAGGGGGCGCCGAGGCGCGCGGAGAGCGCCGCGAGCGAGTGGTGCGGCATGGCCGAGAGCAGGTGGAGGTGGCCGATGACgggcagcgacggcggcgacggggggaggcggcggcgcctgCCATCGCTGCGGCGAGAGGGTATGATGTAGAGGGAGGAGAAGAGCGcaacgacgacgaggaggagggagaggaaggtGAGGGGATCGCTTATCTccatgattttgattttgattttgattttgatcttGGGTGCGTGTAATTTTGCGCACTATTGTTCGATCGATCGgggcaaaatatatatatatatataaaaaaagtgaCTACGCAACTGCAGCAGCGCCGCGAAAGCGTTGATTAACTGGGAAGTGCGAGCACTGTTTGATGTGTACGTCTTTCGGAAATGAATAATcccatagatttttttttcctctttttggtTTGGgtctttttaggaaaaactttacaaaatttttctttgatttcttacattttcattttattactttataatattttaaaatgtatcgagttagtaccttgtgatttcttactttattattttagtatcctgtgatttaaagtgtatcaagttagtaatctgtgattttatttttgtatcaagttagtaccttgtgattttatttttgtatcaaattagtatcttgtgattttatttttgtattaaattagtaccctgtgatttttaaaccatagggtactaaagtgataaacgGCAAAACCACATGtattaaaatgataaagtacaaaaccacagggtactaacttgatacattttaaaccacaggatattaaagtaaaaaaaagtgaaaccacaataagggtatttgaagttttcccttttttttaaaagcgCGACCGGatgtttattaaaattaaactcatatagaaatataaaataaccatATTTTCAACTTAACAATTTCGAATGTCAATCATTAAGTTCTTATCTAATTATGCTAAGAGGGTCGATTTTTCCTACAGATTTTTTGAAATGTTATTTGGATAAGACTATATAAAACTTATCAAAATTATatactattttgattttactagcaaactttttaaaataaaaatttttgtatctaatcttttaatttatttgatttaaataaagTGATGAATATTCGAATACAGAATTGAAGCCAATTAcgtatttattttaataaatttatagttacgtaattatataaaatagctAACTAATTTATAGCtaactaaattatatacaaagctctttttgatattattcaaaaaaaacaTCTTAATTATGacaacaaacaaaaataatatcagAATTAGTTTTCACAATATTAATACTATCTTATGAATCCTCAATTTGTGACACATGGCAGCGAGCAGGGGCGGGAGCGCCAGCAGGAGCGGGATGAGGGGAGTGGCTTGGGGTGTTGGTGTGGGGCCCACCTGAGTGGAAATTGGgggtctaatttttttttaaaaaaatttattttaatttttctgacTCTGCtgatttaaatttgaagaaTTGAACTTTCATTTTTaatctaatatattttattatttcattataaaattttaaattttatgcactatatatatatatatatatattattcctccATCCATAGACACGTGACAGAGACGGCGGAGGCGCAAGGGAGCAGGGGTGAGGGGCGAGGCATGGGCGTAAGGCGCGAGAGGGCGCGGGAGTGcgcatatagaaaaaaaattataatttttaaaatttcaatctactttgttattttttattatagaatttaaaatatataaataattattaaataatttaaattattggtattaaatataaatgttaatttcataatatttttctcAGTTTGTGACACATGGCAGCGAGCAGGGGCGAGAGCGCCAGCAGGAGCGGGAGGAGGGGGAGTGGCTTGGGGTGTGGGTGTGCGGCCACCTGAGTGCAAATTGGggcctaatttttttaaaaaaattatttatttttatttttctctctctgctgatttaaatttgaagaaTCGACCTTTCATTTTTAGTCTAATCTATTTTATCatttcattataaaaatttaaattatatgtactaaatatctatctatatattatagatatattattcctcCATCCTTGGACATGTGGCAGAGAGGGTGGAGGCGCGGGCGTGAGGCGCGAGAGGGCACTGGCGCGCGCATATAGAAaaaacattataattttttaaaatttcaatcttctttgttattttttattataaaatttaaaatatataaataattgttaaatagtttagactattggtattgaatataaatgttaatttttataatattgagaattctaatataaattgtatatttaaaaattaaaaaaaaaattgatggaatttaagttaattttatactttaCAAAAGTTAGTTGTGAAATCATATAAAATACATTAACTTAGTACGCACTAGATGCAAgaaaaaacttttctttttatttcactaactaatgaGAAATTCCTCCATCCTTAGACATGTGGCAGAGAGGGTGGAGGCGCGGGCGCGAGGCGCGAGAGGGCGCTGGCACGagcatatagaaaaaaaattataattttttaaaatttcaatctactttgttattttttattataaaatttaaaatatataaataattgttaaATAGTTTAGACTATTGGTATTAAAtgtaaatgttaattttataatattgagaattctaatataaattgtatatttaaaaatttaaaaacaaagattgatgaaatttaagttaattttatactttaCGNattttttattataaaatttaaaatatataaataattgttaaATAGTTTAGACTATTGGTATTAAAtgtaaatgttaattttataatattgagaattctaatataaattgtatatttaaaaatttaaaaacaaagattgatgaaatttaagttaattttatactttaCGAAAGTTAGTTGtgaaatcatataaaatatattaacttagtACGCACTAGATGCAAGAAAagacttttctttttatttcactaactaatggaAAACTATCATgcctattaaaaattttgaatgtgctCATtgtacaattaattttttagacaCGTGGCTAtgtttgaaataattattattgggtaattttttttgtacCTCTCAAAATATTAGCAATATCATAGATAACCTTACAAAATTAGTAACATCAAAGCAAACAAAACAgaacaaaatgagaaaatatttaataaagttgaagaattatttcaaaatagtttaTTATTGAGAGAActccttatattttttatattagaaaagatagttatatttatttaaaattattttataatttatccgtaatattttataattattttaaaattaatttttataatttaattttaaagattgAATTTTAAAGTAACAATCCTCAACATCGCGAGGTCCCTGAACGAGTATTAATTAACTCTCTTGCACAACATGTACGCGTTGCatacctaaaatttttttacccaCAAAAGTAAACCAAAAAAATGACCATCCAATTGGCTTTGACTTCCTGACACATTATTAAATAGCACAAGGTGCGTTGGggtaactaaaaaataatacaaataaaatttataaaaagggATTAATTAAATCATGGCGTAATTTATTCAGTGTGGTTTGTAACATCAAAAAAGTTTgtatatacataatacatatgAAAATACTGACGTTTAGACAACTATTTTTCAaacatcaaataaattttattttccgtaCTTGGATTGTTTAAGACACCTGCTGTAAAcaaaaatttttacttattttcctCCTGCATAATAATGTGAAAATAATTGTGGCCAGAGTATTGGTGTTGTTGTCACATTATTACAATGATTGTAAGTGATGATgtgataataattataattacatctaattaAACAATcatctaattaaaattataataaatgaaaataaaaatgctttTCTTATAAAGAATTTCACAGTATTggacaaattatatatataattgaatgaTTCGATTTATATTAGTCAAGCTTACTTTTTCgtgattaataattttttattaattaaataccatcgtatataatattttgtaaagtgttataaaatttaattacaattaaGTATAGTATTACTCAAATGAAAATATaagtattaaaatatatagcatCCATTTTATCGTTTGAAAACCATTGATGCAATTTGACCATATATTAAACTTAGGCGAGGGTTGTAATCATACAATTAATTTGACAATCTAATTAAAGACCGAATTTTATACactaattttatcaatttttaatttaatttaattttattttaatgtaatgTTAAATTCAAAAGAAATTGGCTCAACTCCTAAGATTCCAACCCCTTTGGATGATTATAAACTTAGCATTAAATCTTGTTTAGGTACGTAGCTTGCAGGGACATGGATCTTTTTCACAAACCCTTATTGGATACTAAAGCAACTCAAAATATACACAATTAGCAACatgatcatatatataggaCCTCAAACTACTACGTACTTCTCAACCTCTTGCATTCATTATAAGTAGCAACATGATCATAAAGCAAAAGTTCCCGTTCTGTTTCGTGATATAGAGGAGCTTCAAATTGAAACTTAGCTGCAGGAAAGCGCTCTCCGCATCTTCGTCTTCGCGGGGATGTCGTAGCCGTGGAGGACGCACGGCTCGACGGACtcgcgggggaggaggagggtgcAGCCGGAAGGCCTCCTTTATCGCAGCGCGAATGTAGTGCAGCTGCCAGATGTCGCTCTCCTCCACCTCGCCTTTGTCGCCGGCAATTCTTGTAACCTCTTCTTGAGCTTTCCTCATAATGTGGGGGTGCCGATTGAGCAAGCTCAGTCATGACCCACTCCAGAGTTGTAGAGGTGGAATCAATGCCCGCAACAAGCATGTCCTATTCGTCCAATGCAGTTATAGTTTTCAAATGATATTGTTAATTTGAACGCGGaggtaatatatttttaaa
The nucleotide sequence above comes from Ananas comosus cultivar F153 linkage group 17, ASM154086v1, whole genome shotgun sequence. Encoded proteins:
- the LOC109723041 gene encoding cytochrome P450 71A1-like, which encodes MEISDPLTFLSLLLVVVALFSSLYIIPSRRSDGRRRRLPPSPPSLPVIGHLHLLSAMPHHSLAALSARLGAPLLYLRLGRVPAAVVSSPALARAALTAADAALASRPDLLSARVLSFGRSDVTFAPAGPYHRQARRIVVSELLSPRGAPIDMSARLFGLANDVLCRVAFGRRFGGGGGGGGERLVEVLTEAQALFAGFTVGDFFPEIEWAISTATGLRRRMNRCLAGLRAVCDEIIADHKGEGGGAARDGYSQEDFVDVLLRVQRSPELEVPITDDNLKALVLDMFVAGTDTSFATLEWVMTELAKHPNTMRKAQEEVRRIVGNKGRVEEGDLQQLNYMRAVVKETFRLHPPVPLLVPRESVEKCTLGGYDIPAKTRVFINTYAIGRDPQVWENPLDFSPERFRNTDIDLKGQDFELLPFGGGRRGCPGYSFALATIENALSSLLYHFDWELPPGVGADDVDMTEIFGLATRKKEPLILIAKTHEGYEFKETN